Genomic window (Haladaptatus caseinilyticus):
AAAACGTCCTTTTCGTTTATCAGCGATCGCTTTTCGTCTTCGGTTACGAACCCGCGATACTCGACGGCGTCGTATGACTCCGAAAGCGTGTGGACGACATCGGATAAGGGACCCTTCCCGGCGATCGTAAGTGTCGCCCGACCCGATTCGAAGTAGTCCGACAACGTCTCGACAGCAGCGGCTAGCTCTGCGACACCTTTCCGCTTTATTAGATTCGACAAGAACAAAAATCTGACTTCCCCGTTGCGTTCGGCTACTGGTTCGTAATCGTCTATCTCCACGCAGTGGCGTAGGACGACGACGTTTTGGTCGGGAAACGATTCGCTGATGGCGTCAGCGGTGTCCTCCGAAACGGCGATCGTGTACGCGACAGTGTCGAAGACTTCGTCCTGCAGGCGCTTCATCATTCCATCCGAACGTTCGACGAAACGAGCGAACTGCGACCCGTGCGCGTGAAGAACGACCGGGACGTCCCAATAGCGTGAGAAGCCCAGAACGTAAGCCGCCGATAGCAGAAACCCCCGCGACTGTGACGTATGGACGTGAAGGATATCAGGCTCGCTCTTCGCAAGACAGCTCACGTATTGATACGGGATGGAAAGGATGGCAACGAGGTAGTCAGTGAAATCGTTCCGCTTCGGAATCCCTTTCCCGTGTATGTGGTGTCTCGTCCGATCCGTGGGAAGTCTCGACAGCTGTCCCAGATATCGCGAGACGCCTCCGGTCGGATGCCCGGACGGACCGATGTGTAAGACGGTTCGAGGTGTAGCAGCAGCCTTCTGTTGCGGATCAGTGTCTGTCACCGTTCGATCGTTCGCTCTCCCGGAGAAACGTCAATACACGTCCTCCGACCATTCGATTGCCGTCCCGCTACTGACTCCTCGACTGAACAGCCATAATGTTGCTCTAACAACAATTCTACAGGGATGTACTATAGCCACTGTTGAATCTCTTACGGGCATCGAATCCGTCGGTCGGAAGGACTGTCATCTGGTGCCATTTGCCGATAACCCATTCGTCGTCGACCTGACCCAAGCGCCCAGCCACCAGTTTACACTATTTGTATCCCAATGTCCGTAAGCGCTTTTCGACGGTAGAATCGTGGAGTTGAGTTCCGTCTTCCAGTATGTTTTCCCCGATCTCGTCTCTCGAGACAAATTCGTCCAGCTCTGCTTCTAATTGCCCGACCCACTCGGCACTCTCCGAGACGTCCGTCGTTTCGTCAGGATCGCCCGCCAAATCGTACGCTTCGGTTCGGAGACGACGCTTCGTCTCCGCATCGAACGTCCTGATCAGTTTTCGTTCTTCAGTTCTGACGCCGGTGTACACCCGATTCAACATCGGCGAGTGATTCAACAGAAAACTCGGCCTCGCGTCGGGACCGTGTGGGGATCCCTCCCAGTTCGTCGGTATCTCGATGTCCAAATTCGACGCTATCGTCGCGGGTATATCGAGTTGCCTGACGTATTTCGACCCGGAAAACCAATCCGCGGCTCCGGGACTCACGAACAGGGGGACGCGAACACACTCGTCGTAAAGCCGTGCGTGGCCGTACTTTCCGTGTTCGAACTCCTCCCCGTGGTCACCGACTATCACCACGATATCGTCCGGTTCAATCAACTCGAAGATGTTTCCTATCTGCTCGTCTACGAACTCGACACAATCCCAGTACAGTCGTTCCAGCGTTGCGACTGTCTCCGTATCGATGTCGCTGTGGTTCTTCGAATATTTATAATGTGAATACAACGTTTTTACGAGCCCATTCTCGAACGACCGTCTGAACCCGGGGAGAAACGGAACGTGAACGTCCATCAGATGAAGCCAGAGAAACTTCCGTCCTGCCGTTTCGGAGTACCACTCGCTCGCCCGCTTTGACATTTCCTTCGTCGTTACTCGCCCGCGAAACCGTAAATAGTCGGTCACGTTGTCGATGGTATCGTACACGTCGCTCAGTCTCGTCGTTTCGCGCGTGGATCCGGTACCGAGTCCGTCGTTCCAGAACGTATCGAAATACGGGCGCCATGCGCTCAAAAATGGGTTCGAAGCGACGAACCCGCCGGTAGCGTAGCCTTCGTCGGAGAGAAGTTCAACGAGCGGGGTCGTCCCATCCCGGATACTATCGAACCCGGAGTAGACGGTCGGATAGTACTGGCCGCTCAGGATGGCTGGAAAGACGCCCCGCGTCGCGGGTGCCGGACAGATCGATTCCCTGTGGAGGTAGTTTTCGGTGAGTGACGCGAATTCGTCCATCTCACTGGGTGCATCGTGCCTCCAACAGTCGATAGTTATCAGAACTATATCGCGGGACATCTTCGCTAATGAACACCCCTAACGCTTTCAACTTGTTGGCTTCTTTTAACGTCCCGGCTGACACTGCACACGGTCGATTACCGATACCCTAGTTGTTCGAGGCGTTCCATCACTCGATCGTTCGATTCCGAGCGTCGTTCCGACGACGTTCCGGACGTGACGTCCCTGCGCTGTGAATAGTCCAATTCGAGCCACGGAACGGTGACGAGATCGGTCGCGTAGATTCCCTCGGGATGGCCGTAAACCGGAACTCCTAACGGTCCGATCCGCTCGCCGAACAGATTACCGTGGTCGGACGTTACGACGGTTTTTCCGTTCAAACTGGACTGTAGCGTTTCGACGTGCGGAAGGGTGATCTCGAGGTTCTCCCGGTACGCCGTTCGAACGACGTCTTCCCGTAGGTATCCCTGTTTTAGCATGTCCCAAACGTTCCAGTGGTCGCTCTCGGCCATTTCGCCGGTTGCCATTCGCCTCGACAGTTCGATTCCTGCTTGTTGTTCAATGGCTTCCTGTCCGAACTCCCCAATAAACGGGTAATGGGGTTGGATAAAATGTGCGATGATCCGCTTGTTCGGATACGTTGCTCGTGTTTCGAGTGTTTTTCGAACCATCTCGCGCGGATGAACCGTGTTGTGACTCTCGTCCCAATCCGATTCCCAGACGTTGACAACGGCGTGGAACGTATCATCGGTGTGAACGTTGACTTGCGGATTCGCGGTTACGTAAACGGTATCCCGAAAGGTACGCCCGTCGAAGTTTCGCCGCAAGAATTCTGGCGTGTTCGACCCGAGCGACCGTTTTCGGGTCAACGTGCCGGACAGCGTGGATTCTGTGAGTGATTCATGGAACACGTCGAATCGACAGGCGTCCAGGATGAGCAAGTTGTCCCAGTCTTCGAACATTACGCGCGATCCGGTGTGGCCGTGAACGTACCGATAGTACGGCTTCAAAACCGCCTTTTCGTATAGAAACGGAAGCGCAATACGCCTCCACCACCGAGCGTCATCGCAATGGTCCACCGTCTGTCGAAGCTTTTCGATGACATCCATACCTATTCTCGAGTCGGGAGCCAATTTCATATTTCTGACGTATGATTTGTGCATCTCATTTCGTTATGCTAACCGTTCCGTTAGATACGTAGAAAGTGCGTAGGCCATCCACGCCTGACACCATCGCATCAGCGTAAACCGCTTCGTATAATGTTTTCTTTTTTGATAGTAGAACTGACCCGACCCCGCGTACAGGTTGTCGACCACCCACTCGATAATCGAACGGGCGAACGCGAAGTCCCCGACCATACTGAAGACGATGATTCCCTGCGTCGCGGCGTGGATATCTTTCGGGTATGCCTCGTTCTCGTCCCAGTTCGGCGCGCCGTCCGCTTCAAACAGTTCGTTTCGGTAGAACTCCAACGCCGTCGATAGTTGCTCCGCGTACCTATCGGACTCCGTCACGTTTCGGTGTCGAAGGAACGATTCGATAATGAAACCGTTGTGATGGTTGTCCATCGACAGATGGGACGACGATGGTGGATCGCGGTAGTACCACCCACCGAGGTCGGTCTGTCGTTCGGCCACGTAATCGAGGATCTTCGTCGAGCGTCTCCGCAACTCGTCCGTACCGAACTTCGAGTACAGGTCGATAAGTAGTCTTGCCCCCAGTGCACCACCGTTGAGGGTGTAGTACTGACCGTTCTCCAACGGTTGGTACTTTATTTTCGCGGCGTCCTCTATTTCCCTGTATTCTAACTCCTCGTACAGAAATTCGGTCGCCTCGGCCGCGGTATGCGCGAACGTCGGGTCGAACTCCGACACAGCGAGTAACGCCTTCGTCGCGTACGATGTCGGAACGATGTTCGGGGTATTCGGGGGCCTTCGTTCCCGAAGCATCTGCATCGCGTGTCGATGTCCGCCGCAAAATCCGGCGTACCCGTCGCTGGTGTTGTTCGTCAACCATCGTGCGAGTCTGACCGCGTCGTCCCTGTACGACTCGTCCGTCGAGAGATGGAACATTCGGCGGTTCGCCATGGCGAATAGGGCAGTTCCCTTGAAATTTCGGCGTTTCTCCACCAACAGTAATGGACGGACGTTTATCGGCGCTCGCTTGATCCCTTCCTGTACGAGTATGTTGAGCCATTTGTTATCGACCGGAATCGACGTGAGAACCCGACTACTCATACCGTCGAAGTAGTCGTATCCCACGTAGTCGTGCTCCCTCGAATAATGGAGCGTTCGTTTCAACAGTCCGTAGATATCTTCGTACTGTAGTTCACTCATGGATGGACTCACAAATTCGTGCGACGATGCTACTGACTTCGTCCCGAACCCGACGCGACTGGCCGAGATCCCCTGCTTTCCTCCACTCACCCGATAGGTAGTCGAAAATCTCGCCCGGATGACGTGATGTCAGCATCCTTCCCTTACGCTGTAACCGTTGATCAACGGACAGCGGCGTTTCAGGAAAGAACGACACTGCTGGCTTGTTCATACAGGCAGCTTCCCTCGCCATCGTCCCGGAACCGGTGAGAACACCATTGGAGTGCCACGCAAGCTGAAGGCCGTTCAGCGCCGTTCGGGGGACGTATACCTGCTCGCTGTTGTACGTTGCTGTGAAATGTTTGTCGCCTCGCCCCCGCGGCAAATACACGACGTTTATGTCTCGCTCCGCCGCTCCACGTAGCAGCTCCGGAACGAGTGACTGCGCTTTGCTCACATACGCCGCATCGAGAGCTTCAGGTCGGATGACGATGTATTCGTCGAAGGGTAATCGTTTGGGAAACGAATCGTCGGGTTCGAAATCGGCGACGTAGATATCCTCTTTGTATCCATCGTAGGTGTGAACGCGTGACGAATCGAAACGCCATTTCGTCAGTTCCTCGGTTTCGAACGCGGCAGGGACGATGTTGTGCGTCGCTTGTGCTTCAAGTCGGTTGTACAGTTCCTCGAACGGAAGTCCATCCACGTGAGCCGTGATATCGTTGTCAGTGAAATGGACCGAGGGAATATCTCGAACCTTGGATGCGAGCACGCACATCGCGTTTCTGGACGATAACGATACGCTTGCGGACGGAGCACGCGCGGCTAGCTGCATCGTCCGTACCGGGATGCCGACTTTCCGGAGCAACGTGTTGTCGAAATCGCGTCCGAGGACCGTGTAGTCGAATCCGGTTTCCGCGGCCAAATCGACCGTTTCGGTCTTCTCTCGGACGGTGACTTCCGTTCGGATGCCGGGTAACGAGTCAGACAGTCCGCGGAAGAAAAACGGATGGGAGGGGCTTACTAAGTCGATCCACGCTGTTTGGGTGTATGTAACTGTCATCTGTATTCGTGATCGAAATCGATCGTGTTGCGTTCGGTCTCGTCTGCCATCGCTTTCCAGTGGGTCGGATTGAAGGGATGTTCGCCGTTAGCGGTCATATTATCCGCTGACCTCCAATTCTCGAATCAGATTTGTGATGCGATTCAGTACTAACCCACAGAACACGCCCAGCACGCCGAATATCGTCACGAATCCCGCCACTAGAACCTTACTCGGGTAAAATGTCCCCGTGGTTTGGTAGATAAGAATCGCATCGATACCGTACAGCGTGCCCGCGAGAATAAACAATATCCCCGGAACGCCGAAGAACACCAACGGATGTCTATCCTGTACCAACTGTAGGAGGAACATCGTTACGACCAACCCATGGTGAATGGGATTGTACGTCTGCCCATCGATACCCTCATATCGGACATCGATTGGCACCTCACGTATCGATAGCTCCCGTCGAACCACCTGGTCTACCATCTCCGATTCGACGCCGATACCGTTCGTTCGAAGACGGATTTTTTCGATGGTTTCGGCGGACAGGGCACGAAACCCGCTCTGTGTGTCAGTCAATGCGACGTTCGACGAGTGTGACGTGAGATAATCGAGTATTTTTTGTCCGAATCGACGATAGGCGGGCGTTTCGTCGTCGGTTGATGGGGAGAGATACCGGCTTCCGATGGCGAGGTCGGCGTCACCTTCGAGAACGGTCTCCGCGACGGCATGAATATCCTTCGACGCATGTTGTCCGTCCGCGTCGAGGAGGACCAGCACGTCGAACTCGACCGTCCGGGAGTACTCGAACAGCGTTTGTATCGCACTCCCCTTTCCTTCATTGGATTCGTGCTCGATGACGGTAGCACCTGCTTCCGACGCAACCATCGCGGTATCGTCCGTACTCCCGTCGTCGACGACTATCACGGAATCGGCGTGGCGCTGGGCCGTGAGAACCGTACTGCCGATGCCGATTTCCTCGTTGTAAGCCGGTATGCCGACGACGATTTCGTTAGAGTGTGATACAGGCTCGTCGTCGAAGTCCGTCCCGTTCGCGTCAGTGGGGCCCCCGCTCCGACGTATTTTTGCCAAGTCGATCGGTTGTGATGGGGTCGTCTGGAGGACGATTCCGGAATATGCGCATTCCTCCGCGTACTCGATGAGCTCCTTGTGGAACAACTCGATATCGGCGACCGCGCCCGTCGAATCGATACAGTTGGCACCCAACTGTTCCGCTATCCGAACGCTTCTGGCTTTTGGAATCCCTCGATGAATGATGATAACTTCGTACCCGAGTTGCATCGCTCGGCGTGTCGAACGGACGATTTCGACATCGTTACTCTCTGTGGCGATCAATCCGACCGCAATCGGATCCTTGTATCCGGAAAGCCGATGATATCGCGCTTTCTGTGAACTATCGGTCATTATCGAGAGAGTGTGCCCCCATCTGTTTCGACGTGTTACGTCCGGAGTTTCGGACGAACGCGCTACCGGCAACCGTTTCGAGAAACAGATGTCGATAGAACAGTATTTCAACCCCGGCTTTCGTTTCGATGGTCGATTTATAGTCGCCCGTTCGTCACAGGTCATTTCCCCGCCGTGGAGAATGGTAGTCTCTCAATATCGAATCGAGGGGGTCGTGCATACTATCGTACCGGTGAAATCCGTGCCGAGACGTCGCACGTCCGAAACCGCGTTCAGCAGCCCGTGAAATCCGACGATATGAGCGTGTCGACCCGTTATTACTCGGTTGTGATGTCCTTCGTGCCGCTCGGCGTGAACACGTGTATGAACACATGTCGTATTGCGGGTGGAGTCCCCTCGGTATTGTTGGTTAGCTTTCCGAACGCGGGACGAATGGGATGCCTAATACGGGAGTACGGACGGAAAAACCATACCGGAATCGGTGAGCCGCCGTGCTTTTCTCTGTGAAATCAGTCGGAGGTGTCAGTCGTTCGCCCTATCTCCGCGGCGCTCCGAACTGCTCGGCTGGCGAGCGTGTTCGAGACGGCGTTTCCGGTAAAGGATGCCCGTTCGAACGCTTTCGTAACTATCTCGAGGCTCCTTCGCTCTCCATCCTCCAAATCCGCGTTCGTGCACTCTCTGTAGAACTCCCAGTGCGTCAACCGGGGCTCGACCGACGTCGTCGATTCGACGTGTACGCGAACCGCTGCGTAGGACAACTCCGCCGCTCGGCTATAATCACCGTCGGCGAGTGCGGCGTTCGCACGCTTCAGAAACGCTAGATGCAGGGCTGGCGGATGCATCTCTCCAGACCTATCCTCCTCTTCCGTCGCTTCGAACTCGGTCACTTCGACCCCTTCTTGATTCTGTGAGTTGTATTTCCTTCGCCATACATATGCACCGGCGATGAGCAAACTGGTGAGCGCGGCGCCGAGAACGAAGAGGAGCCACCACTGTTCGAGGAGTGAGGCCGTCTCCGACAGTTCCAATCGAACGCGTGTTTGTGCACGGCTTGGACCCAGATTCGACCCGCCGTCACGATATCTGGCCACGAGCATTACGGATTCGTTGGACTGGTTTTTCGCGACGCTGGCGGGAATCCGCAACTGTGACCGATACGTTCCGTTTGCGCCAGTTTGTACCGTTCCGATCGCTTTCCCACCGGCGACAATCGTGACGGTTTGGTTGTCGACGACTCGCCCGTCTCTCGTCCGCAGTCGTCCCTGGACACTAACATTGCGTCCCTGGGTAACGCTCCCCGACAGCGAGAGCGACGTCGGCGTTTCACGCACCCTGATTGGTGATGTCGCTTTCGCCCGCGTCAGGGCCTGTCGGTGATACGGTAGCTGTACGCGGAGCCGCTGTTTGCCAGCCGACGTATTGAGCGGTAGCTTCGAGTCGAATTCGAACGTCCCGTTCGAATCCGTCGTCGTCAGCGCGATACGCTCCCCACCGGCGAACAGCACCACGGGAACACTCGAAACGGCCCCTCCCGTCGAACGCACTGTCCCCGTTGCCGTCACACGCTGACCGAACGCTGTCATCTCGGTACTTCGGTCGAGCACGACTGTCGCGTTCGTCTGCCGAACGGTCGCGGAGACGTTCGTGCTCGTTCCGAGGTAAACGGAGTCGCTCGATGGAACGTATCGGAGGTTGAACGATTGATTTCCAAGATGCACCGCGCGTGGCCGCCCGGTGATGGAAAACGTCCCGTCCGGTCCCGTCTTCGTGTTGACAGTGTGATTCGACGTGAGTCGGAGTTGAATGGTCTTATTGGAGAGCGTCGTTCCGTTACGAGAACGTAGTTCTCCGGTCACCCTCAACGGGTTCCGATACGACATCCCCGGCTGTGACGAGCGCGCGACCAACTGGGTCTTCGTGAACTCGTTTCTCCGAATATCCACCTGCTGATTGGTGATGTTCTTCGTAATTCCGTGAACCGACTGAATCTGACTCGAGAAGTCCTTTCCGGTCGAATTCGATACGTTCCGGTAGTTTTTGGATAGCTCGTCGTCGGTGGTATCGATGGTCGATTGGAGTCGATTTAGTTTTCTGGCTATCCGGCGTGCTTTTCGTTCGTTTCCGTTTCGCTTCGCTTGCTGATACTGCGTGTAGAGACGACGATAGCGCTGAACGCTGTTAGCGTACGTCTGCTGTCTTCGTTGTGTTTCGTTCAACTCCCTCGCAATCCTGTCGTCGCGCTTCGTTTTTGTCTGACCTACCACATCGACGTACTGTGAGAGCTTGCTGTCGTATTTCGAACCTACCAGTGAACGTGCGTCCTCGTACTTTCCTTGCTTTATCTTAACGGTACTCGACCCAAGCCGGGAGGAGAGATGTGAGACGTACCACTGGCTGAGTTCCGAGAGCTCTCCCTCCCGATTCACATCGGACGGATTGACGTGATGGTCGGACGATGTCCCGTTTCCGGTCGCCGATTGGTTCGGTTGTACTCCGAACGCCCCGAGCGGTTCGAGCGTAGCGGCAGGTGAATGGTTCGACTTGTCCCACTGTGTGTCACCGAAGGCGATCGAAGTACAGCCGGCTATGACGATGACCAGCGTTAGAAGGAGGACGAATGACTTCTGCAACCGACGGGGCGCTTGTGGCACGACCCTCTAATCGGTAGTCCCCATCAAAACTCCTTTTGCCAGCGAACCGGTTACGCTGACCGTTCCATTGTTGTCGCTTCGACATATTACGGAAAGCTGTGTGTACGATTGTTCATTCGGATGAACGGTCAGTAGGTTCAATTGGTAGCGAATCGAGAGCAGACTGGTATGCAGCCGATGCGCCGATTCTGGGCGACGTGTAGCCTTACGGCAGTACTCGTTGCCGGAGCGTGGGTGCTCGATGAACCATTCTTGCTCGTTGGTGCGGCGTCGATCGGTGCGTCCCTCGTCGCTCACCAACTAGCGTTCATTCTCAGGGTAACCCGACTGTCCGACGACCTCGTTGTAACACAGGACGTGTCACAAGAGGAGACTACCGTCGAGACGGACGTCGAACTCCGTCTTCGGGTACGCCTCCCGTATTCGGCCCCGTTTTCGCTTTCGATTCGCACATCACCACCGATCGCGGCGAGCGGAAGCACGGCGGCGGAACGCACAGTCACGCTCGAGGAGGGCAGTGACGACGCTGAGACTGAATTTTCGGTTCGATGGCCCGTCGCCGGTGAGTATCGGTTTTCCGAGCCAACCATCACCGTTCGTGACCCACTGTCCGTGTTCGAAACCACCCTTTCGCTGGGGACGACGCCCGTCGTGACGGTGGACCCGCGCTATCCGGAGAACCTCCACGTTGGTATTCGCGGAGAACGTGTTATGTCGTCGCTCGGCTCGAAGAAAACGGGGAACCGCGGAAATGGGTTCGACCCGGCCGAAATCCGACAGTATATCCCCGGCGACACAGTTCGGCACATCGACTGGAAGGCAACCGCTCGAATGAATTCACTCTACGTGCGGGAGTTCGAGGAGAAAACCGACCTCTCGAACGTCCTCGTCGTGGACCATCGTTCGACGATGGGGGAAGGAAAACAGGGACGGACGAAACTCGACTACGCACGACAGGTAGCGCTCGGATTCGTCGCGAACGGACAGGTTACGAACACGCCGTGTGGATTGTACGGCCTCGATGACGAGGGTATATCAGTTCAGCGGACATCGAACGCGACAAAACAACATTTCGATCGGTTGCGGACGGACCTTCACGCGTTCTCGTCTTCGAGGTCGGAGCGGTCTAACGGCCGCCGACCCTCTCGATCTGGAGGGTTCGGCGGTTCCTCACATCGATTATCACCCACGAACGCTCGAACAGCGACGAGTCGTCTCGACTCGTCCTCGCCGTTCGATACCTGCCTTCGTCCGTTCTTCGAGACCCGGTCGTCATCCATCGCGTTGTCCGGCGAGAAACCACTCTACGACGCTGTTCGAACGCATCTCTCGAGCGTTCGAAAAACGGTCATCGCGGTGTTTTTCACCGACGATACCCGTCGGGCCGAGCTTCAGGAGGCGATCACGGTCGCACGACAACGGTACGAACAGGTGATGGTGTTCGTTACCCCATCAATCCTGTTCGAACCGACGGGACTCGCCGACCTCTCGCGGGCATATGAACGATACGTCGATTTCGAGGAGTTTCGAAAGTCGTTGGCAAGCACGAATGACGTAACTGTGTACGAAGTGGGACCACAGGACCCGCTCACGGCGATACTTTCGACGCATTCGAAGCAGGTGGTGAACCGATGAACCTTCCGGAGTCACGAACCCCACTCGGTGTTATCGGCGTCACAGTGGCGGGCGTCGCCCTGTGGTTTGGCGGGGGTATTGTTGGCCTACTCGCCGCAGGCGTGCTCCTCGCCCTCTGGTACCTGCTACCCGCGAGCTACGCAGTCACGTTCGGACAGTTCGCGCTCGTAGCGTTGGTTCTCCCTGCCGGAACACCACCGGTCATCGTAGCGGGTGAGGTGGGGCTGGTGACCATCCTCCTCGAACCGTCGTTTGCGCTCGAAACGAACCGAATGCGGGTCGCCATCGGTGCCGGATGTATCGGCCTCTTTACCAGCGGTGTTTGGTTGCTGTATCTGTGGAACGGATCACTCTGGCTTCCGACCGTCGCGCTCGTCGGTACCTTGATATTGGCATTTTACAGTCTTCATCGGTACGAGATGGCCGTTCGTGAGGCCATGATCGGGGAGGCAGACGGATGAGTACCGACGTCGGGACGTCGGCCGACGAACGAGAATCAGTAGCCGTGGACAATCCGGTCGATGACCGTGAAGAGCTGACCGCCCGGATGGCGTTACTCGTCGAAGAAAACGAGCGACTTCGACGCGAGTATCGCCGAGCACGACAAGCTGAGTATCGCCGTACCGCACTCGGATTGGCAGGGTGTGGTATAGTCGCGGCGCTCGCAGGCGTGCTGTTTTCGGACGCACGACCGACGTTGTTCACTCTCGCAGGTATCGGACTGTTCGCGGCCGTTCTGACGTACTTTCTCACGCCGGAACGGATCGTTCCGGCATCCGTCGGGGAACGTGCTTACGCCGCATTCGGGACGCTCGGTGCGACGATTCGCTCGGAATTGGGGCTGTCGGAGGAGACGCTGTATCTACCGACGGACCGATCGGAAGACGAGTTCGAATCCGTCCTCCTGTTCGTCCCGCAGCACGCGGATTACGAACTGCCGGACTGCTCGACGCTTACTGCAGGGTTCGTCGTGCCGGACGACGAGCGACAACGGGGAATCGCGG
Coding sequences:
- a CDS encoding DUF354 domain-containing protein translates to MTVTYTQTAWIDLVSPSHPFFFRGLSDSLPGIRTEVTVREKTETVDLAAETGFDYTVLGRDFDNTLLRKVGIPVRTMQLAARAPSASVSLSSRNAMCVLASKVRDIPSVHFTDNDITAHVDGLPFEELYNRLEAQATHNIVPAAFETEELTKWRFDSSRVHTYDGYKEDIYVADFEPDDSFPKRLPFDEYIVIRPEALDAAYVSKAQSLVPELLRGAAERDINVVYLPRGRGDKHFTATYNSEQVYVPRTALNGLQLAWHSNGVLTGSGTMAREAACMNKPAVSFFPETPLSVDQRLQRKGRMLTSRHPGEIFDYLSGEWRKAGDLGQSRRVRDEVSSIVARICESIHE
- a CDS encoding DUF58 domain-containing protein gives rise to the protein MQPMRRFWATCSLTAVLVAGAWVLDEPFLLVGAASIGASLVAHQLAFILRVTRLSDDLVVTQDVSQEETTVETDVELRLRVRLPYSAPFSLSIRTSPPIAASGSTAAERTVTLEEGSDDAETEFSVRWPVAGEYRFSEPTITVRDPLSVFETTLSLGTTPVVTVDPRYPENLHVGIRGERVMSSLGSKKTGNRGNGFDPAEIRQYIPGDTVRHIDWKATARMNSLYVREFEEKTDLSNVLVVDHRSTMGEGKQGRTKLDYARQVALGFVANGQVTNTPCGLYGLDDEGISVQRTSNATKQHFDRLRTDLHAFSSSRSERSNGRRPSRSGGFGGSSHRLSPTNARTATSRLDSSSPFDTCLRPFFETRSSSIALSGEKPLYDAVRTHLSSVRKTVIAVFFTDDTRRAELQEAITVARQRYEQVMVFVTPSILFEPTGLADLSRAYERYVDFEEFRKSLASTNDVTVYEVGPQDPLTAILSTHSKQVVNR
- a CDS encoding glycosyltransferase family 2 protein is translated as MTDSSQKARYHRLSGYKDPIAVGLIATESNDVEIVRSTRRAMQLGYEVIIIHRGIPKARSVRIAEQLGANCIDSTGAVADIELFHKELIEYAEECAYSGIVLQTTPSQPIDLAKIRRSGGPTDANGTDFDDEPVSHSNEIVVGIPAYNEEIGIGSTVLTAQRHADSVIVVDDGSTDDTAMVASEAGATVIEHESNEGKGSAIQTLFEYSRTVEFDVLVLLDADGQHASKDIHAVAETVLEGDADLAIGSRYLSPSTDDETPAYRRFGQKILDYLTSHSSNVALTDTQSGFRALSAETIEKIRLRTNGIGVESEMVDQVVRRELSIREVPIDVRYEGIDGQTYNPIHHGLVVTMFLLQLVQDRHPLVFFGVPGILFILAGTLYGIDAILIYQTTGTFYPSKVLVAGFVTIFGVLGVFCGLVLNRITNLIRELEVSG
- a CDS encoding sulfatase-like hydrolase/transferase; this encodes MSRDIVLITIDCWRHDAPSEMDEFASLTENYLHRESICPAPATRGVFPAILSGQYYPTVYSGFDSIRDGTTPLVELLSDEGYATGGFVASNPFLSAWRPYFDTFWNDGLGTGSTRETTRLSDVYDTIDNVTDYLRFRGRVTTKEMSKRASEWYSETAGRKFLWLHLMDVHVPFLPGFRRSFENGLVKTLYSHYKYSKNHSDIDTETVATLERLYWDCVEFVDEQIGNIFELIEPDDIVVIVGDHGEEFEHGKYGHARLYDECVRVPLFVSPGAADWFSGSKYVRQLDIPATIASNLDIEIPTNWEGSPHGPDARPSFLLNHSPMLNRVYTGVRTEERKLIRTFDAETKRRLRTEAYDLAGDPDETTDVSESAEWVGQLEAELDEFVSRDEIGENILEDGTQLHDSTVEKRLRTLGYK
- a CDS encoding COG1361 family protein — its product is MPQAPRRLQKSFVLLLTLVIVIAGCTSIAFGDTQWDKSNHSPAATLEPLGAFGVQPNQSATGNGTSSDHHVNPSDVNREGELSELSQWYVSHLSSRLGSSTVKIKQGKYEDARSLVGSKYDSKLSQYVDVVGQTKTKRDDRIARELNETQRRQQTYANSVQRYRRLYTQYQQAKRNGNERKARRIARKLNRLQSTIDTTDDELSKNYRNVSNSTGKDFSSQIQSVHGITKNITNQQVDIRRNEFTKTQLVARSSQPGMSYRNPLRVTGELRSRNGTTLSNKTIQLRLTSNHTVNTKTGPDGTFSITGRPRAVHLGNQSFNLRYVPSSDSVYLGTSTNVSATVRQTNATVVLDRSTEMTAFGQRVTATGTVRSTGGAVSSVPVVLFAGGERIALTTTDSNGTFEFDSKLPLNTSAGKQRLRVQLPYHRQALTRAKATSPIRVRETPTSLSLSGSVTQGRNVSVQGRLRTRDGRVVDNQTVTIVAGGKAIGTVQTGANGTYRSQLRIPASVAKNQSNESVMLVARYRDGGSNLGPSRAQTRVRLELSETASLLEQWWLLFVLGAALTSLLIAGAYVWRRKYNSQNQEGVEVTEFEATEEEDRSGEMHPPALHLAFLKRANAALADGDYSRAAELSYAAVRVHVESTTSVEPRLTHWEFYRECTNADLEDGERRSLEIVTKAFERASFTGNAVSNTLASRAVRSAAEIGRTTDTSD
- a CDS encoding glycosyltransferase family 4 protein, which produces MTDTDPQQKAAATPRTVLHIGPSGHPTGGVSRYLGQLSRLPTDRTRHHIHGKGIPKRNDFTDYLVAILSIPYQYVSCLAKSEPDILHVHTSQSRGFLLSAAYVLGFSRYWDVPVVLHAHGSQFARFVERSDGMMKRLQDEVFDTVAYTIAVSEDTADAISESFPDQNVVVLRHCVEIDDYEPVAERNGEVRFLFLSNLIKRKGVAELAAAVETLSDYFESGRATLTIAGKGPLSDVVHTLSESYDAVEYRGFVTEDEKRSLINEKDVFVLPTRSEAGVPIAIVEGMAGANAIITTTVSGIPELLDENNGILIPPKDSQSLADAMAAMIEGTWVEEMGEENHRLVKRRYTTKILAERLDGIYLKIERTAD
- a CDS encoding antibiotic ABC transporter permease yields the protein MSELQYEDIYGLLKRTLHYSREHDYVGYDYFDGMSSRVLTSIPVDNKWLNILVQEGIKRAPINVRPLLLVEKRRNFKGTALFAMANRRMFHLSTDESYRDDAVRLARWLTNNTSDGYAGFCGGHRHAMQMLRERRPPNTPNIVPTSYATKALLAVSEFDPTFAHTAAEATEFLYEELEYREIEDAAKIKYQPLENGQYYTLNGGALGARLLIDLYSKFGTDELRRRSTKILDYVAERQTDLGGWYYRDPPSSSHLSMDNHHNGFIIESFLRHRNVTESDRYAEQLSTALEFYRNELFEADGAPNWDENEAYPKDIHAATQGIIVFSMVGDFAFARSIIEWVVDNLYAGSGQFYYQKRKHYTKRFTLMRWCQAWMAYALSTYLTERLA